One window from the genome of Natronomonas pharaonis DSM 2160 encodes:
- a CDS encoding aldo/keto reductase → MPALGLGTWQNEDPDQCAESVRTALEMGYRHIDTAQIYGNEEAVGRGIAAADVDREDIFLATKVWIDSLEYDDVLETTAESLDRLGTDYLDLLYVHWPARTYDPEETLPALEELREDGVIERIGVSNFEPEHIETAQEVLDAPLFANQVEIHPLLQQQRLREFCDENGVELVAYSPLARGDVFGNEVLSDIADDHGVSEAQVSLAWLRQHGLTAIPKATGEGHIADNLASLELSLSESELSRIDDIDDEQRFVDPDFGPDAW, encoded by the coding sequence ATGCCAGCACTCGGGCTGGGAACGTGGCAAAACGAGGACCCCGACCAGTGTGCCGAGTCGGTTCGGACGGCACTGGAGATGGGGTATCGACATATCGACACCGCACAGATATACGGCAACGAGGAGGCGGTTGGCCGCGGTATCGCCGCCGCGGACGTCGACCGCGAGGATATCTTCCTTGCGACGAAAGTCTGGATAGACAGCCTCGAATACGACGATGTCCTCGAAACAACCGCCGAGAGTCTGGACCGTCTCGGCACCGACTATCTCGACTTACTCTACGTCCATTGGCCGGCACGGACCTACGACCCCGAGGAGACGCTGCCGGCGCTCGAAGAACTCCGCGAGGACGGCGTCATCGAGCGTATCGGCGTCTCGAACTTCGAGCCGGAGCACATCGAAACGGCACAGGAGGTCCTCGATGCGCCGCTGTTTGCCAATCAGGTCGAGATTCACCCGCTCCTCCAGCAGCAGCGCCTTCGGGAGTTCTGTGACGAGAACGGCGTCGAACTCGTCGCCTACTCGCCGCTCGCCCGCGGCGATGTCTTCGGCAACGAGGTTCTCTCCGACATCGCCGACGACCACGGCGTCAGCGAAGCACAGGTCAGCCTCGCGTGGCTCCGCCAGCACGGGCTGACGGCTATCCCCAAGGCGACCGGCGAGGGCCACATCGCCGACAACTTGGCCTCGCTGGAGCTGTCGCTCTCCGAGTCGGAGCTGTCCCGCATCGACGACATTGACGACGAACAGCGGTTCGTTGACCCCGATTTCGGCCCTGACGCGTGGTAA
- a CDS encoding phosphoadenosine phosphosulfate reductase family protein, which yields MSDFPDYVDVDYTDGEGETPETYPALEDKIEKAVEVVRAGLEEYETPAIMWTGGKDSTLTLYFVKEVAEEFGYDLPPAVFIDHYQHFDELLEFVDRWADEWDLDVVFARNEDIGDYVDAHGLAPGDEIPVDELDENNRRHIREILEYEEDTFPFLLDTYVGNHLLKTVALNNALEAHDIDGIISGIRWDEQEARADETFFSPRHDPDIYPPHDRIQPILQFDEGDVWDAFWYYVVPETVEAFPDDGYVPQSYDDLPNDLGHEDIPVSPKYFAGFRSLGSEISTEKSDEEPAWLQDLENTTERAGRAQDKEDLMARLRDLGYM from the coding sequence ATGAGCGACTTTCCCGACTACGTGGACGTCGACTACACTGATGGGGAGGGCGAGACCCCCGAAACGTATCCGGCGCTGGAGGACAAAATCGAGAAGGCAGTCGAGGTCGTCCGGGCCGGGCTTGAAGAGTACGAGACCCCGGCTATCATGTGGACCGGCGGGAAGGACTCGACGCTGACGCTGTACTTCGTCAAAGAAGTCGCCGAGGAGTTCGGCTACGACCTGCCGCCGGCGGTCTTTATCGACCACTACCAACATTTCGACGAACTGCTCGAGTTCGTCGACCGCTGGGCCGACGAGTGGGACCTCGATGTCGTCTTTGCGCGCAACGAGGACATCGGCGACTACGTTGATGCTCACGGCCTTGCCCCGGGCGATGAGATTCCGGTCGACGAACTCGACGAGAACAACCGCCGCCACATCCGCGAGATACTCGAATACGAGGAGGACACGTTCCCGTTCCTGCTGGACACCTACGTCGGCAACCACCTGCTGAAGACCGTCGCGCTCAACAACGCTCTCGAAGCACACGACATCGACGGTATCATCTCAGGCATTCGCTGGGACGAACAGGAGGCCCGCGCCGACGAGACGTTCTTCAGTCCGCGCCACGACCCCGACATCTACCCGCCACACGACCGGATTCAGCCGATTTTGCAGTTCGATGAGGGCGATGTCTGGGATGCCTTCTGGTACTACGTCGTCCCCGAGACTGTCGAGGCGTTCCCCGATGACGGCTACGTCCCGCAGTCGTATGACGACCTGCCGAACGACCTCGGCCATGAGGATATCCCCGTCTCGCCGAAGTACTTCGCCGGATTCCGGTCGCTCGGCAGCGAGATTTCGACCGAAAAGAGCGACGAGGAACCGGCATGGCTACAGGACCTCGAGAACACGACCGAGCGAGCCGGCCGGGCTCAGGACAAAGAAGACCTGATGGCGCGGCTCCGCGACCTCGGCTACATGTAA
- a CDS encoding class I SAM-dependent methyltransferase, with translation MKNAIRTNFDESEQAYERYENATGRFAALADRLAGQLASDGDGLGRTLDAGAGNGHSTRVFAEESKRLVALDISRGMLRANPTADRVQADFDALPFRAERFDTVAFTASLFLTPSPETAAGEAARVLRADGTVGAVAPLGWTTPAGDDVFGPLERDSRSPTGAEAVVDALRRHFSVETGTWTFETTAEALRQFHAIPAMAARLYPRLDADARVERAQELLEAVEGPLEQRWQWIVGEPKPASR, from the coding sequence ATGAAGAACGCTATCAGGACGAACTTCGACGAGAGCGAGCAGGCCTACGAACGATACGAGAATGCAACGGGCCGGTTTGCGGCGCTTGCGGACCGACTCGCCGGACAGCTGGCAAGCGACGGCGACGGTCTGGGACGGACGCTTGATGCTGGCGCTGGCAATGGGCATAGCACTCGCGTCTTCGCCGAGGAAAGCAAACGGCTCGTCGCCCTCGATATTAGCCGCGGAATGCTCCGTGCGAATCCGACGGCCGACCGGGTACAGGCCGACTTCGACGCGCTGCCGTTCCGAGCAGAGCGCTTCGATACTGTCGCCTTCACCGCCTCGCTGTTTCTGACGCCGAGCCCGGAAACGGCCGCCGGAGAGGCAGCGCGCGTGCTCCGAGCGGATGGCACTGTCGGCGCGGTCGCGCCGCTGGGCTGGACGACGCCTGCTGGCGACGATGTCTTTGGGCCACTGGAGCGCGACTCGCGGTCCCCGACCGGCGCGGAGGCGGTTGTCGACGCACTCAGACGCCACTTTTCGGTCGAAACCGGCACGTGGACGTTCGAGACGACCGCCGAGGCGCTCCGGCAGTTCCACGCTATCCCTGCAATGGCCGCGCGGCTGTACCCACGGCTGGACGCCGATGCCAGGGTCGAACGGGCACAGGAGCTACTGGAGGCCGTCGA
- a CDS encoding 2Fe-2S iron-sulfur cluster-binding protein, which translates to MTDYTVEFVGTGETITVSDKDTILSRCIEEGIAQEFSCRVGMCLACSAEIIEGEVTQPAARGLTDAEREDYALTCMARPQSDLKLDRGKYPPSIEDEVDVDADGTDAAAADD; encoded by the coding sequence ATGACAGACTACACCGTCGAGTTCGTCGGCACCGGCGAGACGATTACCGTCTCCGACAAGGACACCATCCTGAGCCGGTGTATCGAGGAGGGCATCGCCCAGGAGTTCTCCTGCCGCGTTGGCATGTGCCTGGCCTGTTCTGCCGAAATAATCGAGGGTGAAGTCACCCAGCCGGCCGCCCGCGGACTCACCGATGCCGAGCGGGAAGATTACGCCCTGACCTGCATGGCCCGTCCCCAGTCGGACCTCAAACTCGACCGCGGGAAGTATCCGCCGAGTATCGAAGACGAAGTCGATGTCGACGCCGACGGTACCGACGCCGCCGCCGCAGACGACTGA
- a CDS encoding amidase: MDICFDSAATIAAGVRNGEYEVADIVETTLDRIDERGAETNAYITVTASAARERAREVQAQVDEGAELPLAGVPVAIKDLSETKAGVPNTKGLEPLADTVAEETSVTVRRLEAAGAIVVGTTNTPELGHKVRTDNRLQGPTGTPFDTAYNAGGSSGGSAAALADGLCVLATGSDVGGSLRNPAACCGVVALKPSHGLVPRGNRVNGFRGHTPIGVLGPMARDVESLGMLLEVLAGKDSVDPLSVPQPDSYDEPDGSVVDSLRLAYSPDLDCFAVDPSVRKTVRSTLSSLEAAGATVEAVSLETPEYGELTHAYITAVTTFFATAVTELEASLGVDLLEAYDEEVPPELRTLVSMGRSHDINTYTGTEFPRTELFHAIEPVCKEYDALVCPSLATPPLTHDEPFPQEIDGQSTGGLPTDWTMAWPFNLTGHPVVNVPAGTVGGLPVGMQVVGETFSEATLLDIAAAVEAIEPWSYPGA, encoded by the coding sequence ATGGACATCTGTTTCGACTCGGCGGCGACCATCGCGGCCGGCGTCCGGAACGGTGAGTACGAGGTCGCCGACATCGTCGAGACGACGCTCGACCGTATCGACGAGCGGGGGGCCGAGACAAACGCGTACATCACCGTGACGGCATCGGCCGCCCGCGAACGGGCTCGCGAGGTGCAGGCACAAGTCGACGAAGGAGCCGAACTGCCGCTGGCAGGCGTTCCAGTTGCAATCAAGGACCTCTCGGAGACAAAAGCCGGCGTGCCGAACACGAAGGGACTGGAGCCGCTGGCGGATACCGTCGCCGAGGAGACAAGCGTGACCGTTCGGCGACTGGAGGCTGCCGGCGCAATCGTTGTTGGGACGACGAACACCCCCGAACTCGGACACAAGGTCCGGACAGACAACCGCCTGCAAGGGCCGACGGGCACGCCGTTTGATACGGCGTACAACGCCGGTGGGTCCTCAGGCGGTTCGGCGGCCGCGCTTGCTGACGGATTGTGTGTGCTCGCGACTGGCTCCGATGTCGGCGGGTCACTCCGGAACCCCGCAGCCTGCTGTGGCGTGGTGGCACTCAAACCGAGCCACGGACTAGTGCCGCGCGGCAACCGGGTCAACGGGTTCCGGGGACACACGCCCATCGGCGTTCTCGGCCCGATGGCCCGGGATGTCGAGAGCCTCGGGATGCTGCTGGAGGTACTGGCCGGCAAGGACTCGGTTGACCCGCTGAGCGTGCCGCAGCCGGACAGCTACGACGAGCCGGACGGGAGCGTCGTCGACTCCCTCCGGCTAGCCTACAGCCCTGACCTCGACTGTTTCGCTGTCGACCCGTCGGTGCGGAAGACCGTTCGGTCGACGCTCTCGTCGCTTGAGGCCGCCGGTGCAACCGTCGAGGCGGTGTCGCTGGAAACGCCGGAGTACGGCGAACTGACACACGCGTATATCACGGCCGTTACGACCTTCTTCGCGACGGCGGTCACAGAGCTGGAGGCGTCGCTGGGTGTCGACCTACTCGAAGCCTACGACGAGGAGGTCCCACCGGAGCTGCGGACGCTTGTCTCGATGGGCCGGAGCCACGACATCAACACCTACACCGGAACGGAGTTCCCCCGTACGGAGCTGTTTCACGCCATCGAGCCGGTCTGCAAGGAGTACGACGCCCTCGTTTGTCCGTCGCTTGCGACGCCGCCGCTGACACACGACGAGCCGTTTCCACAGGAAATCGACGGCCAGTCGACCGGCGGGCTCCCGACGGACTGGACGATGGCGTGGCCGTTCAACCTGACCGGCCATCCGGTTGTCAACGTTCCTGCCGGCACCGTCGGTGGGCTCCCGGTCGGGATGCAGGTCGTCGGCGAGACCTTCTCGGAGGCAACGCTACTCGATATCGCGGCCGCGGTAGAAGCTATCGAGCCGTGGTCGTATCCGGGCGCGTAG
- a CDS encoding RNA-guided endonuclease InsQ/TnpB family protein, translated as MAVVRNLEIKLDVDEDAHSVLDETFEQFRQAAQHAADYGWSDDPTQIIDSKSKLHDATYSDVREKTDLTANHVQAARSLAANALENCKDRILEDGKKASKPEFRGTVVFYDGRTITYNDDHCTLSTTEDRVTAEYIVPEDTRGTPFEEYWENDEWERGESTLHKRDGTYYLHVSMKKEREEDEASTSEYGAVLGVDLNVDGYLAVTSTGAFLGNADYLNHKRAEYERRRGKLQQTGTRSAHLTLKSIGDRFSNWSEDYLHRVALAVVLEARRHDCDAIAFENLKHIRGRISNASKFQQWAFNKLQSLVEYKAEEYGILVDDVKPQYTSQRCSHSKCGFTHEDNRDGDEFECLKCGKELHADYNAARNVGWRLVQHWLKSGAGRADCQVALKSGMVNANGEFSPTTGSSGQSGSPLTSPPL; from the coding sequence GTGGCGGTCGTCAGAAACCTCGAAATCAAGCTCGACGTTGACGAGGACGCCCACAGCGTTCTCGATGAGACGTTCGAGCAATTCCGTCAAGCCGCCCAACACGCCGCGGACTACGGCTGGTCTGACGACCCTACTCAGATAATCGACAGCAAGAGCAAACTCCACGACGCCACGTACTCCGACGTACGTGAAAAGACAGACCTCACTGCAAACCACGTCCAAGCCGCACGCAGCCTCGCAGCAAACGCACTCGAAAACTGCAAAGACCGTATCCTCGAAGACGGCAAGAAAGCCAGTAAACCAGAATTCCGCGGCACCGTGGTCTTCTACGACGGTCGCACGATAACGTACAACGACGACCACTGCACGCTATCAACTACAGAAGACCGTGTCACCGCGGAATACATCGTCCCCGAGGACACTCGCGGAACGCCGTTCGAAGAATACTGGGAGAATGATGAGTGGGAACGTGGTGAGTCCACTCTTCACAAGCGTGATGGCACGTACTACTTGCACGTGTCGATGAAAAAGGAACGCGAGGAAGACGAGGCGTCTACATCCGAGTACGGAGCGGTACTCGGCGTAGACTTGAACGTCGACGGCTACCTTGCCGTCACCTCGACTGGCGCGTTCCTCGGCAACGCAGACTACCTCAACCACAAGCGTGCGGAGTACGAACGGCGTCGTGGAAAGCTGCAACAGACAGGCACTCGCAGTGCCCACTTGACGCTGAAATCCATCGGTGACAGATTCTCGAATTGGAGTGAAGACTACTTGCATCGTGTCGCACTCGCAGTGGTTCTCGAAGCCCGTCGACACGATTGTGACGCGATAGCGTTCGAGAACTTGAAACACATTCGAGGGCGTATCTCGAACGCTTCTAAGTTCCAACAGTGGGCATTCAACAAACTCCAATCTCTTGTTGAGTACAAGGCTGAAGAGTACGGCATCCTCGTTGATGACGTGAAGCCACAGTATACGTCACAGCGGTGTAGTCACTCGAAGTGTGGGTTCACACACGAGGATAACCGTGATGGGGACGAGTTCGAGTGCCTGAAGTGTGGGAAGGAACTGCACGCGGATTACAACGCTGCTCGGAATGTTGGGTGGCGTCTTGTCCAGCATTGGCTCAAGTCTGGTGCTGGACGGGCGGACTGTCAGGTCGCCCTGAAGTCAGGGATGGTGAACGCGAACGGCGAGTTTTCGCCTACCACTGGTTCTAGTGGTCAGAGCGGGAGTCCACTGACAAGCCCACCGCTTTAG
- a CDS encoding geranylgeranyl reductase family protein: protein MPPESYDIVVVGGGTAGCFAAATAAQNGLDVVLLERKSEEEGGHIACGDAIKGTSTFPDVIDREYLREESFTNEGITLARFENPKGENLDIGFRGNNGAIVDRKRYGEVLLEEADRVGAELHYNTVVQDVIQENGVVRGVQAMRNGDALEYEADVVIDAAGALSLLQDKADLGDATFDTKVNYQQFCSAYREVIEVPEPVEWDDAIVFKPTAELGYLWYFPRTPTEINVGLGFQMNKEPMELVDELKADIRNRPEFEGATVKNKLGAALPTRRPYDSATAPGYMAVGDAAAHVNPCTGGGIPGAAKAGTWAAEAAIEAISDGNADEEAALWEYNRRVQTDFGKRFAAMDLYNIWGGTHDVDELTDIVAAMPGQQLADALALEGTASMSWPLKIKTAVKTFGHWGTLFELKQLNDLATELKGVYDQYPTSPDDFADWRTERDELMDDVYELTGAEPKY, encoded by the coding sequence ATGCCCCCCGAATCGTACGACATAGTTGTCGTCGGCGGCGGAACAGCAGGCTGTTTCGCTGCAGCGACGGCGGCCCAAAACGGGCTGGACGTGGTCCTCCTCGAACGCAAATCCGAAGAAGAGGGCGGTCACATCGCCTGCGGCGACGCTATCAAGGGGACGAGCACGTTCCCGGATGTCATCGACCGCGAGTATCTGCGCGAGGAGTCGTTCACCAACGAGGGCATCACGCTGGCCCGCTTCGAGAACCCGAAAGGGGAGAACCTCGACATCGGCTTCCGGGGGAACAACGGCGCTATCGTCGATCGGAAACGATACGGTGAGGTACTGCTCGAGGAGGCTGACCGGGTTGGGGCTGAACTCCACTACAATACGGTCGTCCAAGACGTTATTCAGGAAAACGGCGTCGTTCGTGGCGTGCAAGCGATGCGAAACGGTGATGCACTGGAATACGAGGCCGATGTCGTCATCGATGCCGCGGGTGCGCTCTCGCTCCTGCAGGACAAGGCCGACCTCGGGGATGCGACCTTCGATACGAAAGTCAACTACCAGCAGTTCTGTTCTGCCTACCGGGAAGTCATCGAGGTGCCCGAGCCGGTCGAGTGGGACGACGCCATCGTGTTCAAACCGACCGCGGAGCTGGGGTATCTGTGGTACTTCCCACGGACGCCGACCGAAATCAACGTCGGGCTTGGCTTCCAGATGAACAAGGAACCGATGGAGCTCGTCGACGAGCTAAAAGCCGACATCCGGAACCGCCCCGAGTTCGAGGGCGCGACGGTCAAAAACAAACTCGGCGCGGCGCTGCCGACGCGCCGCCCGTACGACTCGGCGACTGCGCCCGGCTACATGGCGGTCGGCGACGCCGCCGCACACGTCAATCCCTGTACTGGCGGTGGCATCCCGGGGGCGGCAAAAGCCGGCACGTGGGCAGCAGAGGCCGCCATCGAGGCAATCAGCGACGGCAACGCCGACGAGGAGGCGGCGCTGTGGGAGTATAACCGCCGCGTCCAGACCGACTTCGGAAAGCGGTTCGCCGCGATGGACCTCTACAACATCTGGGGCGGCACCCACGATGTCGACGAACTCACCGACATCGTCGCAGCGATGCCCGGCCAGCAGCTCGCCGACGCGCTGGCGCTGGAGGGGACGGCCTCGATGAGCTGGCCGCTGAAAATTAAGACGGCGGTCAAGACGTTCGGCCACTGGGGGACGCTCTTCGAGCTCAAGCAGCTCAACGACCTCGCAACCGAACTGAAGGGCGTCTACGACCAGTATCCGACCAGCCCGGACGACTTCGCCGACTGGCGAACCGAGCGGGACGAACTCATGGACGACGTCTACGAGTTGACGGGCGCAGAGCCGAAATACTAG
- a CDS encoding NAD(+)/NADH kinase, whose product MSGQRVGVFGETGLEAAIEAAGGEPVDGEATDVAFVVAAGDRAVSDIAAEAGPEAAPVLPVGETKGIRAVPQDRLEQAVADALAGTARTERHPVVTAAAGEETTTAVFDVALMAAEPAQISEFSVRTQETAVSQFRADGLVVSTPAGSTGYGRRAGGPTVAAETGVVSVVPVAPFSTASGQWVLPIESVTLTVERDETPVELLADGRREWTVGAATPLSFVVDGQFELLVVDGSRSRF is encoded by the coding sequence ATGAGCGGACAGCGCGTCGGCGTGTTCGGAGAGACGGGGCTCGAAGCGGCAATCGAGGCCGCAGGGGGCGAGCCGGTCGACGGCGAGGCGACGGACGTGGCGTTCGTCGTCGCCGCCGGCGACCGGGCAGTAAGCGACATCGCCGCCGAGGCGGGGCCGGAGGCCGCCCCAGTGTTACCGGTCGGCGAGACGAAGGGCATCCGTGCGGTCCCACAAGACCGGCTGGAGCAGGCCGTCGCGGACGCGCTGGCCGGTACGGCCCGCACGGAACGGCATCCAGTCGTTACCGCGGCGGCGGGCGAGGAGACGACGACCGCCGTCTTCGACGTAGCACTGATGGCCGCCGAGCCGGCACAGATTTCGGAGTTCTCCGTCCGGACCCAGGAGACAGCGGTCTCACAGTTTCGTGCCGATGGGCTCGTCGTCTCGACGCCGGCCGGCTCGACCGGCTACGGCCGCCGCGCCGGCGGCCCGACCGTTGCGGCCGAAACCGGCGTGGTCTCGGTCGTTCCCGTCGCGCCGTTTTCGACCGCGTCCGGACAGTGGGTCCTCCCCATCGAGTCGGTGACGCTCACCGTCGAGCGCGACGAAACGCCGGTCGAGCTGCTTGCGGACGGCCGTCGGGAGTGGACTGTCGGCGCGGCGACACCGCTTTCGTTTGTCGTTGACGGGCAGTTCGAACTGCTGGTTGTCGACGGCAGCCGGTCGCGGTTCTGA